From Camelina sativa cultivar DH55 chromosome 5, Cs, whole genome shotgun sequence:
AGGAACACTAACAAAGATTGTACTTGCATGTGTTGGTTTACATAATTTTCTGCGAAAGTTTTGTCGAACGAATATTTTTCCAGAAGAAATCGAGAGTGCAGAAGAAGTTGTTGAAGAAATTAATGACGATGATAATACTGAAGTACTTACAAcccaagaacaacaaagagacTATGCCGACGAGTGGAGAGAGACAATAGCATCAAATATGTGGACTGTTTCACTTGAGAATGCTACatgagaaattatttttataagttctatttcttttataacTTTTGAATTCTATTATCTAGGAATTTCAAATCCACTTTCtttgactttcaaatccacattatttgattttcaaatccatattatttgattttaaaatccatggaTTCCATGtggatttccaaatcttataaggatttcaaatccattaaaatcaaggatcCAATAACCCCCCTTAGTCTATTTTATTCACCTACTTGAAAGTACAATCTTCAAAAAAGTCGAAGTACGAAATTGATACAGATAAAACCTGTAGGGTAAAACCCAAATAGATTAGGAAACCTATGGGTATTTCTGGAGAATTTTAAAACTCTTGAGATTTTAGTCAGTATAATGACACGTGTCATCCATCGGGCGGTTTCTCGGAGAGTAAAAGGATTCACCGGAACTAAACGCAAAGCGGTGATTGAGTTGTTTGcgtagaggaggaagaagaagaagaagaagatggctgaAGATACAAAACCAATTAGGTTACTAAATTTCGTCTCGGAGGaccaggttttttttttgtgtgtttcttgtcTCTTTCTAGATCGAAACCCTAGCTTTCTCAAATtcgatttttaaatttttgtttttttaatttttcgtgATTCAGTTAGATGAAtcgaagaaagaaagaggtgaAAGAGTTGAAGATGGAACATTCCAGAGAGACAGGGCTCTCTTCGAGGTTTTTTCTCACTCCCACAtcccttgttcttcttcttcctcacttgtAATGTGTTGTTTGACCTAATATACCAAATTCCAGATTTTGAAAGAGAACAAAGACAAGAAGGACGCTGAGTTTAATGAACGATTCAAGCATAGTGAGTCTCATTAATACTTTTGCATAACCGTATTAGTATTGATTCCGTTGTTTTAAGCTGTGATCGGTTCTTATGTCAAGAAGAACCTTTGTAGTGTGTAGTTTACGAGATAATTTAGATTAGTCTTCCTTTCTATTTGGGATTTTTCCAGGACCACCTAAAGCTCTGGATGAAGATGAGACTGAGTTTCTTGATAAACTGGAGATGGTGAGCtacttttttttcatgtttagtGAGTACTTAACTAGTATATTGCAAATGAACTGCATATGGTTTGACCATTGTAGATATTGGTGTTAGTGACCATGACTTGATCCTTGGGGTTATAATAACAGCCTCATTtgcacttgttttttttttgcttatagtCAAAGAGGGAACATGAACGGCAAATggcaaatgaagaagaagagcaactTCGTAGTTTCCAGGTTAAGTTTCTTTTTGAATTcttgaataacacaaaattaacAAAGTTAAAAGATGCTAGATTAAGATTGTCAATTTTTCAGGCAGCGGTTGCAGCACGTTCAGCTATCATTCACGAACTCAAGGATCCAGCACCGCCACCACCAGCTCTTACCGCCAAGGTTGAGTGTATGTCATGTGATTCAAATTGGAATGTTCGATAGAATTGTACAAGTGTTCATTTGAGCATTTTGAATCacaaagataatatatatatatatatatatatatatcttggatCTCTTTTACAGGAAGTTAAACCAACCGGGAAAAGAAATCCTGCAACTCGTCCATTTAAGGCAATAGTAAAAGTCAAGCCACTACTGAAGAAGGCTAAGGCGactgagaaagaagaggaagagattcCAGGGAATGGAAAACCAGCCAGCCAAATCGACCGGACTTCTTTGGATTCCGTTAAAGGCAATGTTACAGGTAAAACTACTGAACCTCTGCTAACAGGGTTAGGCTTAGTCTCATATAGTGATGAAAGTGAGGACgatgattaatatttttgttttactgaCACAAGAATCTATAAACAGTCTCAATGAATCTAAACATTGAAACTTTTTGGTGTCAAGTCTCATTCTTTCCTTTCTCCACTATGACTCGATTCTTAACCACCGCAATTACATCAGCATTCTTGTCGATAACCGATGTGCTACCACCACGGTGGTAAGGTTAATCATAACCCGGTCCAATGCATCCTGAACCACACGCTCTGACTCAGCGTCTAGAGCACTCTTGGCTTCATCAAGTTCCGGTTAGTTTAAGCTATTCGACTTTGGAATTTTGGTTCGGTGCGGTTAAAGTTACCTGTTGTAGGCCACTGATGAAGCCATGAGCGTTTGATAGCTCAGCTGAAGATACGATTTCGGTTTCAGTAGCATCTCCTCCTTTACCATAAAGCAATGTTTGCTCTGATCGTTTCATTGAACAAAACCGGTTCTTGGCTCACCATCCCGGTTTGCTGTCTTAACCATACCAGCTGCAATGTCTTGATCTCAACTCCATCAAGAGTTATCTGACCAGATTCAGGGTCGTAAAATCTCTGCAACAACGCAGTCACAGTTGATTTCCCGCTTCCGCTCTCTACAACCAATGCTAGCTATTGTCTGAACAGagaaacgaaaacaaaataagagaatttataatttaattgaacCGAACTGAACCGGAATTATATCAAACTAACTGATCTGGTTTTAGTTCTTCTATATCATtatcaagaagacaagaactCTACGTCAACAAAATTCACACCTTTCTTCAGCAAAGGCATCGTAGGAACGTGTACCCACCAAGTGCTTTTAGCCAATGCCACTTGTAGTATGACTCTAGTCCGTGTATAAACAACCGGAATATTGTCGATTAAGGACAGGTCCAACCAACACGACAGATAGGATCGGTTCACATGGTTGACTTGATCAAACCGGAAATTGCTAATGGCTTAAGAGTTTGCTACGGTATGGAGGCTCGCTTTTGTTAACATACACTTctcatattaaaataatatttgccaCAATTAACAAATCTATCTAGACATAAACAATAGCAATgcaaaatgtttataaaatttatttctcaGATGAATATTTGTCAAAACCAGTACATGTTTACATCTAATTCGgaataattt
This genomic window contains:
- the LOC104788529 gene encoding protein FAM192A; the protein is MAEDTKPIRLLNFVSEDQLDESKKERGERVEDGTFQRDRALFEILKENKDKKDAEFNERFKHRPPKALDEDETEFLDKLEMSKREHERQMANEEEEQLRSFQAAVAARSAIIHELKDPAPPPPALTAKEVKPTGKRNPATRPFKAIVKVKPLLKKAKATEKEEEEIPGNGKPASQIDRTSLDSVKGNVTGKTTEPLLTGLGLVSYSDESEDDD